One window of Mediterraneibacter gnavus ATCC 29149 genomic DNA carries:
- a CDS encoding fumarate hydratase, which translates to MIRTIDVREISKNIKEMCIEANHYLSKDMDTAMKQAEQDEKSPLGKQILGQLQENLKIAADDMIPICQDTGMAVIFLEIGQDVHLEGGLLEEAVNEGVRQGYTEGFLRKSVVKDPLIRENTKDNTPAVLHTKIVAGDKVKIKVAPKGFGSENMSRVFMLKPAEGIEGVKHAILTAVRDAGPNACPPMVVGVGIGGTFEKCALMAKEALTREVGVHSDIPYVKDMEEEMLVKINSLGIGPGGLGGTTTALAVNINTYPTHIAGLPVGINICCHVNRHVVREL; encoded by the coding sequence ATGATTCGTACAATTGATGTGAGAGAAATCTCAAAAAATATCAAAGAAATGTGTATTGAAGCAAACCACTATCTGTCAAAAGATATGGACACAGCAATGAAACAGGCGGAGCAGGACGAAAAATCACCGCTTGGAAAACAGATATTGGGACAGCTGCAGGAAAATTTAAAAATTGCGGCTGATGATATGATTCCAATCTGTCAGGATACCGGAATGGCAGTTATATTTCTGGAAATCGGGCAGGATGTGCATCTGGAGGGTGGCCTTCTGGAAGAGGCAGTCAATGAAGGGGTCAGACAGGGGTACACAGAAGGTTTTTTAAGAAAATCTGTGGTAAAAGATCCATTAATCCGTGAAAATACAAAAGATAATACACCGGCAGTGCTCCATACCAAAATCGTTGCAGGAGATAAGGTGAAGATAAAAGTAGCACCAAAAGGATTTGGAAGCGAAAATATGAGCCGTGTATTTATGTTGAAGCCGGCAGAAGGTATTGAGGGAGTAAAACATGCGATTCTGACGGCAGTCAGGGACGCCGGTCCGAATGCCTGTCCTCCGATGGTAGTTGGAGTAGGAATCGGGGGAACCTTTGAAAAATGTGCGCTGATGGCAAAAGAAGCTCTGACAAGAGAAGTGGGGGTACATTCTGACATTCCATATGTAAAAGACATGGAAGAGGAGATGCTTGTGAAAATCAATAGCCTTGGAATCGGACCCGGCGGGCTTGGAGGAACAACTACTGCGCTTGCAGTTAATATCAATACATATCCGACACATATTGCAGGGCTTCCGGTAGGAATCAATATCTGCTGTCATGTAAACAGACATGTCGTTCGTGAACTTTAA
- the gyrA gene encoding DNA gyrase subunit A, whose translation MEDNIFDKVHEVDLKKTMETSYIDYAMSVIASRALPDVRDGLKPVQRRILYSMIELNNGPDKPHRKCARIVGDTMGKYHPHGDSSIYGALVNLAQEWSTRYPLVDGHGNFGSVDGDGAAAMRYTEARLSKISMEMTADINKNTVDFAPNFDETEKEPTVLPARFPNLLVNGTSGIAVGMATNIPPHNLREIIGAVVKIIDDQIDENGETSIDDILKIVKGPDFPTGAEILGTRGIEEAYRTGRGKIRVRAITNIEPMANGKNRIIVTELPYMVNKARLIEKIAELVRDKKVDGITDLSDQSSREGMRICIELRRDVNPNVILNQLYKHTQLQDTFGVIMLALVNNEPKVMNILDMLKHYLKHQEEVVTRRTQYELNRAEERAHILQGLLIALDNIDEVIRIIRGSKNVQTAKEELMARFDLTEVQASAIVDMRLRALTGLEREKLEAEYEELMKKIGELKAILADRKLLLGVIKKEILVISEKYGDERRTSIGFDEFDISMEDLIPRENVVITMTKMGYIKRMSMDTFKSQNRGGKGIKGMQILDDDYIKELFITTTHHYIMFFTNTGRVYRLKGYEIPEASRTARGTAIINLLQLMPDEKITAMIPIREYEDGQYLLMATEKGLVKKTPIKDYANVRKTGLAAIVLREDDKLIEVKITDDEQDVILVTKYGMCIRFSEKDVRPTGRVSMGVRGMNLGDHDEVIGMQISDQGKYLLIASEKGMGKLTDMDEFTRQNRGGKGVKCYKITEKTGDVVGMKAVDEDSEIMMINTEGIVIRMKCSDISVYGRITSGVKLINLPENEKVASIAKVRKASAEIDGEEIEISEDEEETDVPIEE comes from the coding sequence ATGGAAGATAATATTTTTGATAAAGTCCATGAAGTTGACCTGAAAAAGACAATGGAGACTTCCTATATCGACTATGCGATGAGCGTTATCGCATCCCGTGCCCTGCCGGATGTCAGAGACGGATTAAAGCCGGTACAGAGAAGAATCCTGTATTCAATGATCGAGCTGAATAATGGACCTGACAAGCCGCATCGTAAATGTGCGCGTATTGTTGGTGATACAATGGGTAAATATCATCCTCATGGCGACAGCTCTATTTATGGAGCACTGGTAAATCTGGCACAGGAATGGTCTACGAGATATCCTCTGGTTGACGGACACGGGAACTTTGGGTCTGTAGACGGTGATGGCGCTGCTGCCATGCGATATACAGAGGCACGTCTGAGCAAGATTTCCATGGAGATGACTGCTGACATCAATAAAAATACCGTAGATTTTGCACCGAACTTTGACGAGACAGAGAAAGAACCGACAGTTCTTCCGGCCAGATTCCCGAATCTTCTGGTAAACGGAACATCCGGTATTGCAGTCGGAATGGCAACGAACATTCCGCCGCATAACCTGCGTGAAATCATTGGCGCGGTCGTGAAGATCATTGACGACCAGATCGATGAAAACGGAGAGACAAGTATTGATGATATTTTAAAGATCGTCAAAGGACCGGATTTTCCAACCGGAGCAGAGATTCTCGGAACAAGAGGAATTGAAGAAGCATACCGCACAGGACGCGGTAAGATCCGTGTGCGTGCGATTACCAATATTGAACCAATGGCAAACGGTAAGAACAGGATTATCGTAACGGAGCTGCCATACATGGTAAATAAAGCCCGACTGATCGAGAAGATCGCAGAGTTGGTACGTGATAAAAAGGTAGATGGGATCACCGATTTAAGCGATCAGTCCAGCCGTGAGGGAATGCGCATCTGTATCGAATTGAGAAGAGATGTCAATCCGAATGTAATTTTAAACCAGCTTTATAAACATACACAGCTGCAGGATACCTTCGGTGTGATCATGCTGGCTTTAGTCAACAATGAGCCAAAAGTCATGAATATCCTGGATATGCTGAAGCATTATCTGAAGCACCAGGAAGAGGTTGTGACGAGAAGAACACAGTATGAGCTGAACAGAGCAGAAGAGCGTGCTCATATTTTACAGGGATTACTGATTGCACTGGATAACATTGATGAGGTAATCCGGATTATCCGCGGATCTAAGAATGTTCAGACTGCGAAGGAAGAGTTGATGGCCAGATTTGACCTGACAGAAGTACAGGCAAGTGCGATCGTAGATATGCGTCTGCGTGCACTGACAGGTCTGGAGCGTGAGAAGCTGGAAGCAGAGTACGAAGAACTGATGAAGAAGATCGGGGAATTAAAAGCGATTCTTGCGGACAGAAAACTGCTTCTTGGTGTGATCAAAAAGGAGATTCTTGTCATTTCCGAAAAATATGGAGATGAGAGAAGAACATCCATCGGATTTGATGAGTTTGATATTTCCATGGAAGATCTGATCCCAAGAGAAAATGTGGTGATCACCATGACAAAAATGGGATACATTAAGAGAATGTCCATGGATACATTCAAGAGTCAGAACCGAGGCGGAAAAGGAATCAAAGGAATGCAGATCCTGGATGATGACTATATCAAGGAACTGTTTATTACGACAACACATCACTATATCATGTTCTTTACAAATACAGGACGTGTGTACCGTCTGAAAGGCTATGAGATTCCGGAAGCAAGCAGAACTGCGCGCGGTACTGCAATCATCAATCTGCTGCAGTTGATGCCGGATGAGAAGATCACAGCAATGATTCCAATCCGGGAGTACGAGGATGGACAGTATCTGTTGATGGCAACAGAAAAAGGTCTTGTGAAAAAGACTCCGATTAAAGATTATGCAAATGTCAGAAAGACCGGACTGGCTGCGATCGTTCTCAGAGAAGATGATAAACTGATCGAAGTGAAGATTACAGATGATGAACAGGATGTGATCCTGGTTACAAAATACGGTATGTGTATCCGGTTTAGTGAGAAGGATGTGCGTCCGACAGGCCGTGTTTCTATGGGAGTGCGTGGCATGAACCTTGGAGATCATGATGAAGTAATCGGAATGCAGATCAGCGATCAAGGAAAATATCTGCTCATTGCATCTGAAAAAGGTATGGGCAAACTGACAGATATGGATGAATTTACAAGACAGAACCGTGGAGGAAAAGGTGTAAAATGCTATAAGATCACGGAAAAAACAGGCGATGTGGTTGGTATGAAGGCGGTCGATGAAGACAGCGAGATCATGATGATCAATACGGAAGGAATCGTGATCCGTATGAAGTGTTCCGACATTTCTGTATACGGACGAATCACATCCGGTGTAAAACTGATCAATCTGCCTGAGAATGAAAAAGTTGCAAGTATCGCAAAAGTAAGAAAAGCATCTGCAGAGATCGATGGAGAAGAAATCGAAATTTCTGAGGATGAGGAAGAGACAGACGTTCCAATAGAAGAATAA
- a CDS encoding methionine ABC transporter permease, translating into MWSEDVILMILNGIKETLYMTLASTILGYVFGLPMGICLAVSDKDGLKPNAVLYKILDLISNIVRSIPFLILLILVIPLTRLLVGQSYGSSATIVPLVVAAVPFIARMVESSAKEVDEGVIEAAKAMGAGNFTIITRVLLVEARTSLITGATIAIGTILGYSAMAGTVGGGGLGDIAIRYGYYRYQSEIMIVTVVLLVILVQIFQSAGMKAASVLDKRK; encoded by the coding sequence ATGTGGAGTGAAGACGTGATCTTAATGATTTTAAATGGAATAAAAGAAACTTTATATATGACACTGGCATCTACGATTCTGGGATATGTCTTTGGTCTCCCAATGGGAATCTGCCTGGCAGTATCAGATAAAGACGGTTTGAAACCGAATGCAGTGTTATATAAGATATTAGATCTTATTTCAAACATTGTGAGAAGCATCCCGTTTCTGATTCTTTTAATCCTTGTGATACCGCTCACGAGATTGCTCGTGGGGCAAAGCTACGGATCATCAGCAACCATTGTTCCACTGGTGGTGGCAGCAGTGCCGTTTATTGCAAGAATGGTGGAATCTTCGGCTAAAGAAGTGGATGAGGGAGTGATTGAGGCTGCAAAAGCAATGGGAGCAGGAAATTTCACGATTATCACCAGGGTTCTTCTCGTAGAAGCAAGAACATCTCTGATCACAGGAGCGACAATTGCAATAGGAACGATCCTCGGATACTCAGCTATGGCAGGAACTGTAGGCGGCGGTGGACTGGGAGATATCGCCATCCGTTATGGATATTATCGATATCAGTCTGAAATCATGATCGTGACAGTTGTTCTGCTTGTGATACTGGTTCAGATTTTCCAGTCGGCGGGAATGAAAGCTGCATCTGTACTGGATAAAAGAAAATAG
- a CDS encoding methionine ABC transporter ATP-binding protein: MAEIKIENVSKTYSSKEGTVQALKNVSLTIRSGEIYGIIGMSGAGKSTLVRCMNFLEQPTSGNVLIKGRALGGLKEKELRKQREQIGMIFQHFNLLMQKSVLENVCFPMYIQGKKKKEAREKAEELLEIVGLKEKANAFPSQLSGGQKQRVAIARALATSPKILLCDEATSALDPQTTASILELLQEINRKFNITIVIITHQMSVVRKICSHVAIMKSGEIVETGSVSEIFSHPKSDVARELIRKDEGDDISRAESSGNTKDLIQSGRKVRIVFSENSAFQPVIANMILKFREPVNILRADTRNIGGVAKGEMILEFAGDSRQAEEMQNYLKTCGIELEEVTDDVE; the protein is encoded by the coding sequence ATGGCGGAAATTAAAATTGAAAATGTGTCCAAAACATATTCTTCCAAAGAAGGAACTGTTCAGGCGTTAAAAAATGTAAGCCTGACAATAAGATCAGGAGAAATTTACGGAATTATCGGAATGTCAGGAGCAGGAAAAAGTACATTGGTACGATGTATGAACTTTCTGGAGCAGCCTACATCCGGAAATGTATTGATAAAAGGACGTGCATTGGGCGGGCTGAAAGAGAAAGAACTGAGAAAGCAAAGAGAACAGATTGGAATGATCTTTCAGCATTTTAATCTTCTGATGCAGAAATCAGTACTGGAAAATGTGTGTTTTCCGATGTATATCCAGGGCAAAAAGAAAAAGGAAGCAAGAGAAAAAGCGGAAGAACTTCTGGAAATCGTAGGATTGAAGGAAAAAGCAAATGCATTTCCTTCTCAATTATCAGGTGGTCAAAAACAGAGAGTTGCAATTGCAAGAGCACTTGCAACATCGCCTAAAATCTTGTTATGTGATGAAGCTACAAGCGCTTTGGATCCACAGACAACAGCATCGATTCTGGAATTGTTACAGGAAATCAACCGGAAATTTAATATTACGATCGTGATCATTACCCATCAGATGTCTGTGGTCAGAAAAATCTGTTCTCATGTAGCGATCATGAAATCAGGAGAAATTGTGGAGACAGGAAGTGTGTCCGAGATATTCAGTCATCCAAAATCAGATGTGGCAAGAGAATTAATCCGAAAAGATGAAGGAGATGATATCAGCAGAGCAGAATCTTCCGGCAATACAAAAGATCTGATTCAGAGCGGCAGAAAAGTACGAATTGTATTTTCAGAAAATTCGGCGTTCCAGCCAGTGATCGCTAATATGATCTTAAAGTTCCGGGAACCGGTCAACATTCTGCGGGCAGACACAAGAAATATCGGAGGTGTTGCAAAAGGCGAAATGATTCTGGAGTTTGCAGGAGACAGCAGACAGGCAGAGGAAATGCAGAACTATTTAAAAACATGTGGCATTGAACTGGAGGAGGTGACGGATGATGTGGAGTGA
- a CDS encoding MetQ/NlpA family ABC transporter substrate-binding protein, with translation MKKVTAIILTGILTLGVLTGCQSNSKAEEKGSSEDAKTIKVAASATPHAEILEQAKSILKKEGYQLEVTVFDDYVQPNEVVESGEFDANYFQHVPYLESFNEEKGTHLVDAGDIHYEPFGIYPGTKKSLDEISEGDKIAVPNDTTNEARALLLLQDNGIITLKDGAGLNATVNDIEENPYNVEIVELEAAQVARVTGETAYVVLNGNYALEAGYSVAKDALAYEKSDSEAAKTYVNIIAVKEGNEKEEKIQALVKALKSDEIKEYIEKTYDGAVIPFE, from the coding sequence ATGAAAAAGGTAACAGCAATTATATTAACAGGGATCTTAACATTAGGAGTACTGACAGGATGCCAAAGTAATTCAAAAGCAGAGGAGAAAGGCAGCAGTGAAGATGCAAAGACGATTAAAGTAGCAGCATCTGCAACTCCACACGCTGAAATATTGGAACAGGCAAAATCGATTCTGAAAAAAGAAGGATATCAGCTGGAAGTGACAGTGTTTGATGACTATGTGCAGCCAAATGAAGTTGTAGAGAGCGGAGAATTTGATGCAAACTATTTCCAGCATGTGCCATATCTGGAAAGTTTCAACGAGGAAAAAGGAACTCATCTGGTAGATGCAGGAGATATCCATTATGAGCCATTTGGAATTTATCCAGGAACAAAAAAGAGTCTGGATGAAATTTCCGAAGGTGATAAAATCGCAGTGCCAAATGATACGACAAATGAAGCCAGAGCATTGCTTCTCTTACAGGACAATGGAATTATCACATTAAAAGACGGGGCAGGACTCAATGCAACAGTAAATGATATTGAAGAAAATCCATATAATGTAGAAATTGTAGAACTGGAAGCTGCACAGGTAGCAAGAGTGACCGGAGAAACTGCATATGTAGTACTAAATGGAAACTATGCGCTGGAAGCAGGATATTCTGTAGCCAAAGATGCGCTTGCATATGAAAAATCAGATTCTGAGGCTGCAAAAACATATGTAAACATTATTGCAGTAAAAGAGGGAAATGAAAAAGAGGAAAAGATACAGGCTCTTGTAAAGGCATTGAAATCAGATGAGATTAAAGAATATATCGAAAAAACCTATGACGGAGCTGTGATTCCTTTTGAATAA
- a CDS encoding LysR family transcriptional regulator — protein sequence MTLTQLKYAITVAHARSMNEAARRLFISQPSLSSAIKELETEIGIDLFRRTNRGVSVTPEGEEFIGYARQVVEQYQLIESKYVEKENQKKKFSVSMQHYTFAVNAFVEMVRQFGMEEYEFAVHETKTYDVIQDVKNFKSEIGILYVNEFNRKVLTKLFHECNLEFHELLKCSIYVYMWKGHPWANRKEIELEELNEYPCLSFEQGTYNSFYFAEEVLSTFEYKQLIKVDDRATILNFMVGLNGYTLCSGIICEELNGEEYCAVKLKSDEVMTIGYLVRSGVAISPLGKKYLEEISKYKDKTLDIN from the coding sequence ATGACATTAACACAGTTAAAATATGCGATCACTGTTGCACATGCCAGATCTATGAATGAAGCGGCGAGAAGACTGTTTATTTCCCAGCCGAGCTTATCCTCAGCAATCAAAGAACTGGAGACAGAAATCGGGATTGATCTGTTTCGAAGAACCAACAGAGGCGTGTCTGTTACGCCGGAGGGCGAGGAATTTATCGGGTATGCCAGGCAGGTTGTGGAGCAGTACCAGCTGATCGAATCCAAATACGTGGAAAAAGAAAATCAAAAAAAGAAATTCAGCGTATCAATGCAGCACTATACATTTGCAGTAAATGCCTTTGTAGAGATGGTGAGACAGTTCGGCATGGAAGAATACGAGTTTGCTGTTCATGAAACAAAAACATATGACGTGATTCAGGACGTTAAGAATTTCAAAAGTGAGATCGGGATTCTGTATGTCAATGAGTTTAACCGGAAAGTACTGACAAAATTATTCCATGAGTGTAATCTTGAATTTCATGAACTTCTTAAGTGCAGTATTTATGTGTATATGTGGAAAGGACATCCCTGGGCAAATCGGAAAGAAATTGAACTGGAAGAGCTAAATGAATACCCTTGTCTGTCTTTTGAACAAGGGACGTACAATTCCTTTTATTTTGCAGAAGAAGTGCTGAGTACATTTGAATATAAGCAGCTGATCAAGGTAGATGATCGGGCGACGATTCTGAATTTTATGGTAGGATTGAATGGATATACCTTATGTTCCGGTATCATCTGCGAGGAACTTAACGGGGAAGAGTATTGTGCAGTAAAGCTGAAATCAGATGAAGTGATGACCATTGGATACTTGGTCAGAAGCGGAGTTGCAATCAGTCCACTCGGGAAAAAATATCTGGAAGAAATATCAAAATATAAAGACAAAACGTTGGATATCAATTAA
- the gyrB gene encoding DNA topoisomerase (ATP-hydrolyzing) subunit B — protein MGATGTEFDAEYGADQIQILEGLEAVRKRPGMYIGSTSARGLHHLVYEIVDNAVDEALAGYCDTINVSINPDNSVTVVDNGRGIPVGLNHKAGIPAVEVVFTILHAGGKFGGGGYKVSGGLHGVGASVVNALSVWLEVEIYNEGKIYKQRYERGKTMYSLKVVGECDPDKTGTKVTFLPDGEIFEETVFEYDVLKQRLREMAFLTKGLKIILQDLREEEIREHTFHYEGGIKEFVTYLNKSKTPLYDQIIYCEGEKDGVVVEMAMQHNDSYSDNTYGFVNNITTPEGGTHIEGFRKALTKTFNEYARKNKLLKDNEPNLSGDDIREGLTAIVSVKIGEPQFEGQTKQKLGNSEARGAVDNIVSTQLEIFLEQNPSVAKQTVEKSLMAQRAREAARKARDLTRRKSALEGMSLPGKLADCSDKNPENCEIYIVEGDSAGGSAKTARQRATQAILPLRGKILNVEKARLDKIYANAEIKAMITAFGTGIHEDFDISKLRYHKIIIMTDADVDGAHISTLLLTFLYRFMPDLIREGYVYLAQPPLYKLEKNKKVWYAYSDEELNEILTEVGRDSNNKIQRYKGLGEMDADQLWETTMDPEHRVLLRVTMDDETSSELDLTFTTLMGDKVEPRREFIEENARFVKNLDI, from the coding sequence ATGGGTGCAACAGGTACTGAATTTGATGCAGAATATGGAGCAGACCAGATCCAAATATTAGAGGGACTGGAAGCAGTAAGAAAAAGACCGGGAATGTATATTGGAAGCACTTCTGCAAGAGGACTTCATCATCTGGTATATGAGATTGTAGACAATGCGGTAGATGAGGCATTGGCTGGATATTGTGATACGATTAATGTGAGTATCAATCCGGACAATTCTGTGACGGTCGTTGACAACGGACGAGGAATCCCGGTTGGATTAAACCACAAGGCAGGGATTCCTGCGGTAGAGGTTGTATTTACGATTCTTCACGCCGGCGGAAAATTCGGCGGAGGAGGATACAAAGTATCCGGAGGTCTGCACGGAGTAGGTGCGTCCGTTGTAAACGCACTCTCTGTATGGCTTGAAGTTGAGATCTACAACGAAGGAAAAATTTACAAACAGCGATATGAACGCGGAAAGACGATGTATTCGTTAAAAGTAGTCGGTGAATGTGATCCGGATAAAACCGGAACAAAAGTTACATTTCTTCCGGATGGCGAGATCTTTGAAGAGACTGTATTTGAATACGATGTATTAAAGCAGAGACTGCGTGAGATGGCATTTCTCACAAAAGGGCTGAAGATTATTCTGCAGGATCTTCGTGAAGAAGAAATCAGAGAGCATACATTTCATTACGAGGGTGGAATCAAAGAGTTTGTCACTTATCTGAACAAAAGCAAGACACCTTTGTATGACCAGATCATTTATTGTGAAGGCGAAAAAGACGGAGTAGTTGTCGAGATGGCCATGCAGCATAACGACTCCTACAGTGACAATACGTATGGATTTGTAAACAATATTACAACTCCGGAAGGGGGAACTCATATTGAGGGATTCAGAAAGGCATTGACGAAGACCTTTAATGAGTATGCCAGAAAGAATAAACTGCTCAAGGACAATGAGCCGAATCTGTCAGGTGATGACATTCGTGAAGGTCTGACAGCGATTGTCAGTGTTAAGATCGGAGAGCCGCAGTTTGAGGGTCAGACCAAGCAGAAGCTCGGAAACAGTGAAGCGCGTGGAGCAGTGGACAACATTGTCAGCACTCAGCTTGAGATTTTCCTGGAGCAGAATCCGTCTGTCGCAAAACAGACAGTAGAGAAATCTCTGATGGCACAAAGAGCAAGAGAAGCAGCAAGAAAGGCCAGAGATCTGACCAGAAGAAAATCAGCTCTGGAGGGGATGTCCCTGCCTGGAAAACTGGCGGATTGTTCAGACAAAAATCCGGAAAACTGTGAGATCTACATCGTCGAGGGAGATTCAGCGGGTGGTTCTGCAAAGACAGCGAGACAGCGTGCGACACAGGCGATCCTTCCACTGAGAGGAAAAATCCTGAATGTAGAAAAAGCAAGGCTGGATAAGATTTACGCCAATGCGGAGATCAAGGCTATGATCACGGCGTTTGGAACAGGAATTCATGAGGATTTTGATATTTCCAAGCTGCGGTATCATAAGATTATTATCATGACTGATGCCGATGTGGATGGTGCGCATATCAGCACCCTGCTTCTGACATTTTTATATCGTTTTATGCCGGATCTGATCAGAGAAGGCTATGTGTATCTGGCACAGCCGCCGCTGTATAAGCTGGAAAAAAATAAAAAAGTCTGGTATGCATACAGTGATGAGGAATTAAATGAGATTCTTACAGAAGTAGGACGTGACAGCAATAATAAGATTCAGCGTTATAAAGGTCTTGGTGAAATGGATGCGGATCAGCTCTGGGAGACAACAATGGATCCGGAGCATCGTGTACTTTTGAGGGTGACTATGGATGACGAGACATCTTCCGAACTGGATCTGACATTTACTACACTGATGGGAGACAAGGTAGAACCAAGACGAGAGTTCATTGAAGAAAATGCCAGATTTGTTAAAAATCTGGATATATAG
- a CDS encoding lysophospholipid acyltransferase family protein, which produces MKRILLMVFRNILLVPYMWIKLCHRAAHPENYTLEEHVKFLKWIVFRANKGGNVKIEEHGAENLPKENGFMFFPNHQGMYDVLAILDACPYPFSVVAKKEVKDVPFLKQVFSCMHAYMIDREDIRQSMQVIIDVSKEVQNGKNYLIFAEGTRSKNGNQIGSFKGGSFKAATKAKCPIVPVALIDSFKPFDTKTISQVTVQVHFLEPLYYEEYKNMKTTEIAEIVHDRIQKIIDENCPERAEIQ; this is translated from the coding sequence ATGAAACGTATTTTATTAATGGTGTTTCGGAATATCTTACTGGTTCCGTACATGTGGATCAAATTGTGTCACAGAGCGGCACACCCGGAAAACTATACACTGGAAGAACATGTTAAGTTTTTAAAGTGGATTGTTTTTCGTGCCAACAAAGGCGGAAATGTAAAAATAGAAGAACATGGTGCAGAAAATCTTCCAAAAGAGAACGGATTTATGTTTTTTCCGAACCATCAGGGAATGTATGATGTGCTGGCTATATTAGACGCATGTCCATATCCGTTTTCTGTAGTAGCCAAAAAAGAAGTAAAGGATGTTCCGTTTTTAAAGCAGGTCTTTTCCTGTATGCATGCATATATGATAGACCGGGAAGATATCAGGCAGTCTATGCAGGTGATCATTGATGTATCAAAGGAAGTTCAAAATGGAAAGAACTATCTGATTTTTGCCGAGGGAACCCGTTCTAAAAATGGAAATCAGATCGGCTCCTTCAAAGGCGGAAGCTTTAAAGCTGCAACCAAAGCAAAATGTCCGATTGTTCCGGTTGCATTGATTGATTCTTTTAAACCATTCGATACGAAAACAATCAGTCAGGTTACGGTACAGGTACACTTTTTAGAACCGCTGTATTATGAAGAATACAAAAATATGAAAACTACGGAGATTGCAGAGATCGTACATGACCGTATCCAGAAAATAATTGATGAAAATTGTCCGGAAAGGGCTGAAATACAATGA
- a CDS encoding Fe-S-containing hydro-lyase, with protein sequence MERHLQAPISKEELKTLKSGDYVYITGTIYTARDAAHKRMYETLQNQENLPIDIQDQIIYYMGPSPAREGRPIGSAGPTTASRMDKYTPQLLDLGMGAMIGKGKRTQDVIDAVIRNGAVYFAAVGGAGALLSKCITKSEVVAYDDLGTEAIRKLQVENFPVIVVIDSEGNNLYESAIKEYCTYKNE encoded by the coding sequence ATGGAAAGACATTTGCAGGCTCCGATTTCAAAAGAAGAATTAAAAACTCTGAAATCAGGAGATTATGTATATATTACAGGAACTATTTATACAGCGCGGGATGCTGCGCATAAAAGAATGTATGAAACACTGCAGAATCAGGAAAATCTTCCGATTGATATCCAGGATCAGATTATCTATTATATGGGACCGTCTCCGGCAAGGGAAGGACGTCCTATCGGTTCTGCAGGTCCGACAACGGCCAGCCGCATGGATAAATATACACCACAGCTTCTGGATCTTGGGATGGGTGCGATGATCGGAAAAGGAAAAAGAACACAGGATGTGATTGATGCTGTAATCAGAAATGGTGCAGTCTATTTTGCGGCAGTAGGAGGCGCAGGAGCGTTGCTGTCAAAATGTATCACAAAATCAGAAGTTGTTGCATATGATGATCTGGGGACAGAAGCAATTCGAAAGCTTCAGGTAGAAAACTTTCCGGTAATCGTTGTCATAGACAGTGAGGGCAATAATTTATATGAAAGTGCAATCAAAGAGTATTGCACCTATAAAAATGAGTAA